The following coding sequences lie in one Takifugu flavidus isolate HTHZ2018 chromosome 4, ASM371156v2, whole genome shotgun sequence genomic window:
- the LOC130523765 gene encoding NACHT, LRR and PYD domains-containing protein 12-like translates to MEMKDQSVHQEIQEFLKSGKKSERELSVIHCSALAYLLQMSEEVLDELDLWQYNTSDEGRRRLIPAVRNCRKAELPGSFLSTSDWEVVTSAMTSNPSHLRELDLSMNRSPTDAGVKLLSSAMMHPNCKLETLRLRHCSLSRSAVALWPQR, encoded by the exons atggagatgaaggatcagtcagtccatcaggagatccaagagttcctgaagtcagggaagaaatcagagagggaactgtcagtgatccactgttcagctctggcctacctgctgcagatgtcagaggaggttctggatgagctggacctgtggcagtacaacacctcagatgagggacgacgtcgcctgattccagctgtgaggaactgcaggaaggccga actgcctggtagttttctttcaacgagtgattgggaagttgtgacctcagcaatgacgtcaaacccttctcatctacgggagctggacttaagcatGAACCGAAGCccgacagatgccggagtaaagttactgtcttctgcaatgatgcatccaaactgcaaactggagacgctcag gctgagacactgcagtttatcaagatcagctgtggctctctggcctcagcgctga